A portion of the Sandaracinobacteroides saxicola genome contains these proteins:
- a CDS encoding isochorismatase family protein, whose translation MLGTRMIDDGQTARALFDAVMANPARAKFGFGRKLAILNVDFQRAYTDIATFRTAYESDPRQIEHVNHLSRLARHCGMPVIWTRVGFRPDGADAGVWGTRTNTPDSLQNIAIGSERHQFDPRCDVQPQDADYTKRMPSAFFETPLQSWLTWHGVDTIVVTGGSTSGCVRATAVDSLSHGYRTIVPLETCADKHASYHYANLTDLQLKYADVEPVQTVLDWLEAQPKT comes from the coding sequence ATGCTCGGAACCCGCATGATCGACGACGGCCAGACCGCCAGGGCGCTGTTCGACGCCGTCATGGCCAATCCCGCCCGCGCCAAGTTCGGCTTCGGCCGCAAGCTCGCGATTCTGAACGTCGATTTCCAGCGCGCCTACACCGACATCGCCACCTTCAGGACCGCCTACGAAAGCGATCCCCGCCAGATCGAGCATGTCAACCACCTCAGCCGCCTCGCCCGCCACTGCGGCATGCCCGTCATCTGGACCCGCGTCGGCTTCCGGCCGGACGGCGCCGACGCCGGCGTCTGGGGCACCCGCACCAACACGCCGGACTCCTTGCAGAACATCGCCATCGGCAGCGAGCGCCACCAGTTCGACCCCCGCTGCGACGTGCAGCCCCAGGACGCCGACTATACCAAGCGCATGCCCAGCGCCTTCTTCGAAACCCCCTTGCAAAGCTGGCTCACCTGGCACGGCGTGGACACCATCGTCGTCACCGGCGGCAGCACGTCCGGCTGCGTCCGCGCCACCGCGGTGGACAGCCTCTCCCACGGCTACCGCACCATCGTGCCGCTCGAAACCTGCGCCGACAAACACGCCAGCTACCACTACGCCAACCTCACCGACCTCCAGCTCAAATACGCCGACGTCGAACCGGTCCAGACCGTGCTGGACTGGCTGGAAGCGCAGCCAAAGACCTGA
- a CDS encoding YdcH family protein encodes MDDDEIRERLNRLREEHRDLDMAIGALSGVTGTDQLQLARLKKRKLRLRDEIAFLEDQLIPDIIA; translated from the coding sequence ATGGACGATGATGAAATCCGCGAACGGCTGAACCGGCTGCGCGAAGAACACCGCGACCTCGACATGGCGATCGGCGCGCTCTCCGGCGTCACCGGCACCGACCAGCTGCAACTCGCCCGCCTGAAGAAACGCAAGCTCCGCCTGCGCGACGAAATCGCTTTCCTCGAAGACCAGCTCATCCCCGACATCATCGCTTGA
- the dksA gene encoding RNA polymerase-binding protein DksA produces the protein MAELARLELPPNYRPHADEEFMSERQLAYFKAKLLKWKADILEESKATLAVLQSEPLREPDSTDRASSETDWGIELRTRDRQRKLIGKIDSALRRIDSGDYGYCEISGEPISLGRLEARPIATMTLEAQEKHEREERVSRDD, from the coding sequence ATGGCCGAACTGGCGCGGCTGGAATTGCCCCCCAACTATCGTCCCCACGCCGACGAGGAGTTCATGTCCGAACGGCAGCTCGCCTATTTCAAGGCCAAGCTGCTGAAATGGAAAGCCGACATCCTGGAAGAGTCGAAGGCGACGCTGGCCGTCCTGCAATCCGAACCGCTGCGGGAGCCGGATTCGACCGACCGCGCCTCCAGCGAGACCGACTGGGGCATCGAACTGCGCACCCGCGACCGCCAGCGCAAGCTGATCGGCAAGATCGATTCCGCCCTGCGCCGGATCGACAGCGGCGACTATGGCTATTGCGAGATCAGCGGCGAACCCATCTCGCTCGGTCGGCTCGAAGCCCGCCCGATCGCCACCATGACGCTGGAAGCACAGGAAAAACACGAGCGCGAGGAACGCGTCTCCCGCGACGATTAA
- a CDS encoding tetratricopeptide repeat protein, with the protein MTLKWNCLESVAAIAVGAAACFLTGRPDTGIIVGSAVGGAKLAGLLGEARQSHGIESEAELTRIRNDILAEWEACYPDGADRFDLDSADNALARLLPRAMPDTDTLGRLVATFDYPGQVADLVIASLARRDSRFEPDGIERRFARTVIIAALDSALVNPAYTQQLIVPMLRGLGEAVARVEAGVGRVESGQHNIIAKLDGLEAAIARIQAASPSPAIAETAVQTLTTLAQSPDPALRAVADADSAGDPDAAYAQLMALGEADVTTAADRFRNAAALAAPFNVTRAIAAYARATDLDPHDFWTWINLVRLHVAEGSLPAARATLDRAAQIVGDEREQSIVANERGDIAVAEGDLPAARAAYAASLAIAERLAARDPGNSARQRDLSISHNKLGDIAVAEGDLPAARAAYAASLAIAERLAARDPGNSEWQRDLSVSHDRLGNIARAEGNLPAARAAYVASLAIRDRLAARDPGNSEWQRDLSVSHNKLGDIARAEGDLPAARAAYAADLAIAERLAARDPGNSEWQRDLSVSHERLGDIARAEGDLPAARAAYAAGLAIRESLAARDPGNSKWQRDLSVSHERLGDIAVAEGDLPAAFACYRRSLPIAQALAEKWPTNPGFAKDLAFTRQRLATLEAELRGRTTD; encoded by the coding sequence GTGACCCTGAAATGGAACTGCCTGGAATCGGTCGCCGCTATCGCTGTCGGCGCCGCCGCCTGCTTCCTCACCGGCCGTCCTGACACCGGCATCATCGTCGGCAGCGCGGTGGGCGGTGCCAAGCTGGCCGGCCTGCTCGGCGAAGCCCGTCAAAGCCACGGCATCGAAAGCGAAGCGGAACTCACCCGCATCCGCAATGACATTCTCGCCGAATGGGAAGCATGTTATCCCGATGGCGCCGATCGGTTCGATCTCGATTCCGCCGACAACGCCCTGGCCCGCCTGTTGCCACGCGCGATGCCCGATACCGACACGCTAGGGCGCCTCGTCGCCACCTTCGATTATCCCGGCCAGGTCGCAGATCTGGTGATCGCGTCCCTCGCGCGGCGCGATAGTCGCTTCGAGCCCGATGGCATCGAACGCCGCTTCGCCCGCACCGTCATCATCGCCGCGCTCGATTCTGCCCTCGTCAACCCGGCCTATACCCAACAGCTTATCGTCCCGATGCTGCGCGGCTTGGGCGAAGCAGTGGCCCGCGTCGAGGCAGGGGTGGGGCGGGTTGAATCCGGCCAACACAATATCATCGCCAAACTCGATGGTCTCGAAGCAGCCATCGCCCGCATCCAGGCCGCATCGCCCTCCCCCGCCATCGCCGAAACCGCCGTGCAGACCCTCACCACTCTCGCCCAGTCCCCTGATCCCGCCCTGCGCGCCGTTGCCGACGCGGATTCCGCCGGCGATCCGGACGCCGCCTACGCGCAGCTCATGGCCCTCGGCGAAGCTGACGTGACCACCGCCGCCGACCGCTTCCGCAACGCCGCCGCCCTCGCCGCTCCCTTCAATGTCACCCGCGCCATCGCCGCCTACGCCCGCGCCACCGATCTCGACCCCCATGACTTCTGGACCTGGATCAACCTTGTCCGCCTCCATGTTGCCGAAGGAAGCCTTCCCGCCGCCCGCGCCACGCTCGACCGCGCCGCACAAATTGTTGGCGATGAGCGCGAGCAATCGATCGTCGCCAATGAACGCGGCGACATCGCCGTCGCCGAGGGCGACCTCCCCGCCGCCCGCGCCGCCTACGCCGCCAGCCTCGCCATCGCCGAACGCCTCGCTGCCCGCGACCCCGGCAACAGCGCGCGGCAGCGCGACCTCTCCATCAGTCACAACAAGCTCGGCGACATCGCTGTCGCCGAAGGCGACCTCCCCGCTGCCCGCGCCGCCTACGCCGCCAGCCTCGCCATCGCCGAACGCCTCGCCGCCCGCGACCCCGGCAACAGCGAATGGCAGCGCGACCTCTCCGTCAGCCACGATCGCCTTGGCAACATCGCCCGCGCCGAGGGCAACCTCCCCGCCGCCCGCGCCGCCTACGTCGCCAGCCTCGCCATCCGCGACCGCCTCGCCGCCCGCGACCCCGGCAACAGCGAGTGGCAGCGCGACCTCTCCGTCAGCCACAACAAGCTCGGCGACATCGCCCGCGCCGAGGGCGACCTCCCCGCCGCCCGCGCCGCCTACGCCGCCGACCTCGCCATCGCCGAACGCCTCGCTGCCCGCGACCCCGGCAACAGCGAGTGGCAGCGCGACCTCTCCGTCAGCCACGAACGCCTTGGCGACATCGCCCGCGCCGAGGGCGACCTCCCCGCCGCCCGCGCCGCCTACGCCGCCGGCCTCGCCATCCGCGAAAGCCTCGCCGCCCGCGACCCCGGCAACAGCAAATGGCAGCGCGACCTCTCCGTCAGCCACGAACGCCTCGGCGACATCGCCGTCGCCGAGGGCGATCTCCCCGCCGCCTTCGCCTGCTATCGCCGCAGCCTGCCCATCGCCCAGGCACTTGCCGAAAAATGGCCCACCAACCCCGGCTTTGCCAAAGACCTTGCCTTCACTCGCCAGCGCCTCGCTACCCTGGAGGCCGAGTTGCGCGGCCGAACTACCGACTGA
- a CDS encoding alpha/beta hydrolase has product MADIILVHGAWHGGWCWRDVAADLRGRGHRVLVPTLTGMGERVHLLSAETGVVQHAADIMAVAEAEEVREATLAVHSYGGMPGALATAHPAIARLVLVDAVPAVPGQSLLSGAPAEAVEAARARLVSGGLALPPLDPTEFDVPADHPGYPWVKRRLTPLPWRCLADELPALPDRHAAVPKTYVEAAGNSLDGPRRGLAQARAAGWPVVTIDSGHDLPVTAPAELAAVIDRLSR; this is encoded by the coding sequence ATGGCTGACATCATCCTGGTGCACGGGGCGTGGCATGGCGGCTGGTGCTGGCGCGATGTGGCGGCGGACCTGCGGGGGCGGGGGCATCGGGTGCTGGTGCCGACGCTGACCGGCATGGGGGAACGGGTGCATCTGTTGAGCGCGGAGACCGGCGTGGTACAGCATGCGGCGGACATCATGGCGGTGGCGGAGGCGGAGGAAGTCCGCGAGGCGACGCTGGCGGTGCACAGCTATGGCGGGATGCCCGGCGCGCTGGCGACGGCGCATCCGGCGATCGCGCGGCTGGTGTTGGTGGATGCCGTGCCGGCGGTGCCGGGGCAATCGCTGCTGAGCGGCGCGCCGGCGGAAGCGGTGGAAGCCGCGCGGGCGCGGCTGGTTTCCGGCGGGCTGGCGCTGCCGCCGCTCGATCCGACCGAGTTCGACGTGCCGGCGGATCATCCGGGGTATCCCTGGGTGAAGCGGCGGCTGACGCCGCTGCCGTGGCGCTGCCTGGCGGATGAGCTGCCGGCGCTGCCGGATCGCCATGCCGCGGTGCCCAAGACCTATGTCGAGGCGGCGGGCAACAGCCTGGACGGGCCGAGGCGGGGGCTGGCGCAGGCGCGGGCGGCGGGCTGGCCGGTGGTGACGATCGACAGCGGGCACGACCTGCCGGTGACGGCGCCGGCCGAGCTGGCGGCGGTGATCGATCGGTTGAGCCGGTGA
- a CDS encoding isocitrate lyase/PEP mutase family protein: MSAAALKARLADPRFLLAPGVADPLTALIAAEAGHQALFLSGAGLSFAQFARPDLGFHGLADLAESTRRITSRCALPLIVDADTGFGNALNVADTVARLEATGAAAIVLEDQTAPKRCGHLAGKSVIPLPEAAGKIAAAVAARRATLIIARTDALAVEGLEPALTRARAYAAAGADLIFVEAPLHRATLSTIATLPAPLVVNMVEAGPPTLSAADVAALGFRIALFPVMALRAQVAAARAALAHLHAAGTPAAAPVPLAPFADLNSLTGLDSLLADADRFKGTS, from the coding sequence ATGAGTGCCGCCGCGCTGAAAGCCCGTCTCGCCGACCCGCGCTTCCTCCTGGCGCCCGGCGTCGCCGACCCTCTCACCGCCCTCATCGCCGCCGAAGCCGGCCACCAGGCGCTCTTCCTCAGCGGCGCCGGCCTGTCCTTCGCGCAATTCGCCCGCCCCGACCTCGGCTTCCACGGCCTCGCGGATCTGGCGGAATCCACCCGCCGCATCACCTCCCGTTGTGCCCTCCCCCTCATCGTCGATGCCGACACCGGCTTCGGCAACGCCCTTAACGTCGCCGACACCGTCGCCCGCCTCGAAGCCACCGGCGCCGCGGCGATCGTGCTGGAGGATCAAACCGCCCCCAAACGCTGCGGTCACCTCGCCGGCAAATCCGTCATCCCGTTGCCCGAAGCCGCCGGCAAGATCGCCGCTGCCGTCGCCGCCCGCCGCGCCACCCTCATCATCGCCCGCACCGACGCGCTCGCCGTCGAGGGCCTCGAGCCCGCCCTCACCCGCGCCCGCGCCTACGCCGCCGCCGGCGCCGACCTGATTTTTGTGGAGGCCCCGCTCCACCGTGCCACCCTCTCCACCATCGCCACCCTCCCCGCCCCCCTCGTCGTCAACATGGTGGAGGCCGGGCCCCCCACCCTCTCCGCCGCCGATGTCGCCGCGCTCGGCTTCCGCATCGCCCTCTTTCCCGTCATGGCCCTGCGCGCCCAGGTCGCCGCCGCCCGCGCGGCCCTCGCCCACCTCCACGCCGCCGGCACCCCCGCCGCCGCTCCCGTCCCGCTCGCCCCCTTCGCCGACCTCAACAGCCTCACCGGCCTCGACAGCCTCCTCGCCGATGCCGACCGCTTCAAAGGAACGTCCTGA
- a CDS encoding YdcH family protein has product MASAHLAALSTRHASIEAQIHTESHRPHPDESLLARLKREKLRLKDQMQHAG; this is encoded by the coding sequence ATGGCCAGCGCGCATCTCGCCGCCCTTTCAACCCGCCATGCCTCGATCGAAGCGCAGATCCATACCGAAAGCCATCGCCCGCATCCCGATGAAAGCCTGCTTGCCCGACTGAAACGGGAGAAGCTGCGGCTGAAGGATCAGATGCAGCACGCGGGGTGA
- a CDS encoding C40 family peptidase, producing MSSLTSRIAGPRVADRLGPLDPREAAWRPDLADIALADRIAVPNYVKPVPHRLSAVRAPLHIAPDAAATAASELLHGEAFAVLEIQNGWAWGYGLHDHYVGYLRADTLGPDRPVSHRIGPGDALLFADPRVKAAVVGTLPMGAEIEAFEHDERFMRLLDGRFIHRRHLLPLTGHPRADWIGLAQSFLGAPYQWGGRSRAGVDCSGLLQVAAGLTGRPLRRDSDMQFADAATPLEQPERGAIAYWPGHIGVMLDATTLLHANAHWMTVVAEPLADVIARAAAGEGPAEPRFKHL from the coding sequence ATGAGCAGCCTGACCAGCCGCATTGCCGGACCGCGCGTCGCCGACCGCCTCGGCCCGCTCGACCCGCGCGAGGCCGCCTGGCGCCCCGACCTCGCCGACATCGCGCTCGCCGACCGCATCGCGGTGCCCAACTATGTCAAACCCGTGCCGCACCGCCTCTCCGCCGTCCGCGCGCCGCTGCACATCGCGCCAGACGCCGCGGCCACCGCCGCCAGCGAACTGCTGCACGGCGAGGCCTTCGCCGTCCTCGAAATCCAGAATGGCTGGGCCTGGGGCTATGGCCTGCACGACCATTATGTCGGCTATCTCCGCGCCGACACGCTCGGCCCCGACCGCCCGGTCAGCCACCGCATCGGCCCCGGCGACGCGCTGCTGTTCGCCGACCCGCGGGTGAAGGCCGCCGTCGTCGGCACGCTGCCCATGGGCGCCGAAATCGAGGCCTTCGAGCATGACGAGCGCTTCATGCGCCTCCTCGACGGCCGCTTCATCCACCGCCGCCACCTGCTGCCGCTCACCGGACACCCCCGCGCCGACTGGATCGGCCTCGCGCAGTCCTTCCTCGGCGCGCCCTATCAATGGGGAGGGCGCAGCCGCGCCGGCGTCGATTGCTCCGGGCTGCTCCAGGTCGCCGCCGGCCTCACCGGGCGCCCCCTGCGCCGCGACAGCGACATGCAGTTTGCCGACGCCGCCACGCCGCTGGAGCAGCCCGAACGCGGCGCCATCGCCTATTGGCCCGGCCACATCGGCGTGATGCTCGACGCCACCACCCTGCTGCACGCCAACGCCCACTGGATGACGGTCGTCGCCGAGCCGCTGGCGGATGTCATCGCCCGCGCCGCCGCCGGCGAGGGCCCCGCCGAACCCCGGTTCAAGCATTTGTAA
- a CDS encoding GFA family protein has product MPTAECSCGALRATVPAHSPAVVACHCRACQKRSGSPFGVGAYFAEADVVTVGEARHFARPTASGGVFDQWFCPRCGATIWFRASLRPGMIGIPVGAFADPDAPPPLRSVWEESAHPWVQVPASQHFLQSVAQGARHG; this is encoded by the coding sequence ATGCCGACGGCTGAGTGCAGTTGCGGCGCGCTGCGGGCGACGGTGCCGGCGCACAGCCCGGCGGTGGTCGCCTGCCATTGCCGGGCATGCCAGAAGCGGAGCGGCTCGCCGTTCGGGGTGGGGGCCTATTTTGCCGAGGCGGACGTGGTAACGGTGGGAGAGGCACGGCATTTCGCGCGGCCGACGGCAAGTGGCGGCGTGTTCGACCAGTGGTTCTGCCCGCGGTGCGGGGCCACCATATGGTTCCGCGCCAGCCTGCGGCCGGGCATGATCGGCATTCCGGTGGGTGCCTTCGCCGATCCGGACGCGCCGCCGCCGTTGCGGTCGGTGTGGGAGGAAAGCGCGCATCCCTGGGTGCAGGTGCCGGCATCGCAGCATTTTCTTCAAAGCGTGGCGCAGGGGGCAAGGCATGGCTGA
- the hemB gene encoding porphobilinogen synthase produces MHLGQFPHTRLRRTRASAWSRAMVAETRAHPSDLIWPLFVTDGSNVEQPIATMPGVCRHSIDRLPDLARRAADLGIPCLALFPNTPADRRTPGGEEALNPDNLICRGMRAIKDSGVAIGLLADVALDPYTSHGHDGLLHEDGRILNDATVAILAGQALNQARAGADIIAPSDMMDGRIAAIRAALEADGHHDVQIMAYAAKYASGFYGPFRDAVGAAGYLKGDKKTYQMDPANAEEALREVAMDIAEGADSVMVKPGLPYLDIVARVKAEFRVPVFAYQVSGEYAMVEAAVAAGMMERDRVILETLTAFKRAGAAGVLTYHAPRLAELLA; encoded by the coding sequence ATGCATCTCGGTCAGTTTCCGCACACCCGCCTCCGCCGCACCCGCGCCTCCGCCTGGAGCCGCGCCATGGTCGCCGAAACCCGCGCCCACCCCTCCGACCTGATCTGGCCGCTGTTCGTCACCGACGGCAGCAATGTCGAACAACCGATCGCCACCATGCCCGGCGTCTGCCGCCACAGTATCGACCGCCTGCCTGATCTGGCCCGCCGCGCCGCCGACCTCGGCATCCCCTGCCTCGCCCTCTTCCCCAACACGCCCGCCGACCGCCGCACCCCCGGCGGCGAGGAAGCGCTCAACCCCGACAATCTGATCTGCCGCGGCATGCGCGCCATCAAGGACAGCGGTGTTGCCATCGGCCTCCTCGCCGACGTCGCGCTCGACCCCTACACCAGCCACGGTCACGATGGTCTGCTGCACGAAGACGGCCGCATCCTGAACGACGCGACCGTCGCCATCCTCGCCGGACAGGCGCTCAACCAGGCCCGCGCCGGCGCCGACATCATCGCGCCCAGCGACATGATGGACGGCCGCATCGCCGCCATCCGCGCCGCGCTGGAGGCGGACGGCCATCACGACGTGCAGATCATGGCCTACGCCGCCAAATATGCCAGCGGCTTCTACGGCCCCTTCCGCGACGCCGTCGGCGCCGCCGGCTACCTGAAGGGCGACAAGAAAACCTACCAGATGGACCCCGCCAATGCCGAGGAAGCCCTGCGCGAAGTCGCCATGGACATCGCCGAGGGTGCCGACAGCGTCATGGTCAAACCCGGCCTGCCCTATCTGGACATCGTCGCCCGCGTGAAAGCCGAATTCCGCGTGCCCGTCTTCGCCTATCAGGTCAGCGGCGAATATGCGATGGTGGAGGCCGCCGTCGCCGCCGGCATGATGGAGCGCGACCGCGTCATCCTGGAAACGCTCACCGCCTTCAAGCGCGCTGGCGCCGCCGGCGTCCTCACCTACCACGCACCGCGGCTTGCGGAATTGCTGGCATGA
- a CDS encoding DUF924 family protein, translating into MSITAEAQGVLDFWLAETPAEKRFARDAALDAAIAARFGGLHARLSEAVPEDWVATARGLLAAVIVLDQFSRNLFRDDGRAFAQDGVALGLTKAALARGDLERLDATEQQFLLLPLMHSEVLADQDRMVAEAARLGLGDVVDFARRHREAIARFGRFPARNAALGRVSTAAEVAFLRDNPDGF; encoded by the coding sequence GTGAGCATAACGGCGGAGGCGCAGGGCGTGCTGGACTTCTGGCTGGCGGAGACGCCGGCGGAGAAGCGCTTTGCCCGGGATGCGGCGCTGGACGCAGCGATCGCCGCGCGGTTCGGCGGGCTGCATGCGCGGTTGTCCGAAGCAGTGCCGGAGGATTGGGTGGCGACGGCGCGGGGATTGCTGGCGGCGGTGATCGTGCTGGACCAGTTTTCCCGCAACCTGTTCCGGGATGACGGGCGGGCGTTCGCGCAGGACGGGGTGGCGCTGGGGTTGACGAAGGCGGCGCTGGCGCGGGGCGACTTGGAACGATTGGATGCAACCGAACAGCAGTTCCTGTTGCTGCCGCTGATGCACAGCGAGGTGCTGGCGGATCAGGACCGGATGGTGGCGGAGGCGGCGCGGCTGGGGCTGGGCGATGTGGTGGATTTCGCCCGGCGGCATCGGGAGGCCATTGCGCGGTTCGGGCGGTTCCCGGCGCGCAATGCGGCGTTGGGGCGGGTTTCGACGGCGGCGGAGGTGGCGTTTCTGCGGGACAATCCGGACGGCTTTTAA
- the queE gene encoding 7-carboxy-7-deazaguanine synthase, producing MYTIRELFLTLQGEGAQTGMRAVFLRFAGCNLWSGREADRATATCTFCDTDFVGTGGPGGGKFADAATLAAAVAATWGPSPAHRLVVCTGGEPLLQLDAPLIDALHAHGFRIAVETNGTIAAPAGIDWLCVSPKAGSTTVQRAGHELKLVFPQPALPPEAVETWRFDHYFLQPMDSPHQAANIQAAIAYILDHPQWRLSLQTHKVTGIA from the coding sequence ATGTACACCATCCGCGAACTCTTCCTCACCCTCCAGGGCGAAGGCGCGCAAACCGGCATGCGCGCCGTCTTCCTCCGCTTTGCCGGCTGCAACCTCTGGTCCGGCCGAGAGGCCGACCGCGCCACCGCCACCTGCACCTTCTGCGACACCGACTTCGTCGGCACCGGCGGCCCCGGCGGCGGCAAATTCGCCGACGCCGCCACCCTCGCCGCCGCCGTCGCCGCCACCTGGGGGCCCAGCCCCGCCCACCGCCTCGTCGTCTGCACCGGCGGCGAGCCGCTGCTGCAACTCGATGCCCCCCTCATCGATGCCCTCCACGCCCACGGCTTCCGCATCGCCGTCGAAACCAACGGCACCATCGCCGCGCCGGCGGGCATCGACTGGCTCTGCGTCAGCCCCAAGGCCGGCAGCACCACCGTCCAGCGCGCCGGCCACGAACTGAAACTCGTCTTCCCGCAACCCGCCCTCCCGCCGGAGGCGGTCGAAACCTGGCGCTTCGACCATTATTTCCTGCAACCCATGGACAGCCCCCACCAGGCCGCTAACATCCAGGCGGCCATCGCCTACATCCTCGACCACCCGCAATGGCGCCTCAGCCTCCAGACCCACAAGGTCACGGGCATCGCATGA
- a CDS encoding ribose-phosphate pyrophosphokinase: MDELEAYLIAAAKVRESVTYGEVFAAFGLPFQRFQVGALCAALDSVDQVQRGKDRPELAVLVVRGSDRLPGQGWWLSKHPAQAEWTGPFVGPAAAAYVRDIQRRTFDWWETADADG; the protein is encoded by the coding sequence GTGGATGAACTCGAGGCCTATCTGATCGCGGCAGCGAAGGTGCGCGAGAGCGTGACCTATGGCGAGGTCTTCGCGGCGTTCGGCCTGCCGTTCCAGCGGTTCCAGGTGGGGGCGCTGTGCGCGGCGCTGGACAGCGTGGACCAGGTGCAGCGCGGCAAGGACCGGCCGGAGCTGGCGGTGCTGGTGGTACGGGGATCGGACCGGTTGCCGGGGCAGGGGTGGTGGTTGTCCAAGCATCCGGCGCAGGCGGAATGGACGGGGCCGTTCGTGGGACCGGCGGCGGCGGCCTATGTGCGCGACATCCAGCGGCGGACATTCGATTGGTGGGAGACGGCGGATGCCGACGGCTGA
- a CDS encoding ribbon-helix-helix domain-containing protein: MSLIRRSVTLQGHRTSLALEPEYWAELDAAARDRNLSRNALVAEIDEARTTLLASAIRVWLLNRLKAQQS; encoded by the coding sequence ATGAGCCTCATCCGCCGCTCCGTCACGCTTCAGGGCCACCGCACCTCGCTCGCCCTCGAACCCGAATATTGGGCCGAGCTCGATGCCGCCGCCAGGGACCGCAACCTCAGCCGCAACGCCCTCGTCGCCGAAATCGACGAAGCCCGCACCACCCTCCTCGCCAGCGCCATCCGCGTCTGGCTCCTCAATCGCCTGAAAGCGCAGCAGTCATGA
- a CDS encoding leucyl aminopeptidase family protein, which translates to MTDFEALLLPDSGGEAGTLQLLDRETLERLRPGLSATARAALEAAGFTGEPDSIAWMGERDWAVGVRDPARPGRWCLAAAAGKLPPGRYRLQSVLGFAGLGNAAHGWLMAQHRFTRYRKAEPEGARVLLTEAIAAIAPAVAMAQASALVRDLTDTPANDMGPAEVEAAARSVATRHGAAMEAVKGEALLDANFPAIHAVGRASPRAPRLVRLDWGDPRHPQLTLVGKGICFDSGGLNIKPGSGMALMKKDMGGAAHALALAGLVMGASLPVRLTLLLAVADNAISGDAMRPGDILATRKGLSVEIGNTDAEGRLVLADALALAAEDRPALLMDFATLTGAARVALGPELPALFSNNAALAADLIAAGSTAEDPLWQLPLWQNYRSLFKSAIADLNNNSDSGFAGAIVAALFLERFVAADLPWAHIDLYAWNGTVKPGRPKGGAEMTLAACFTLLKQRFQ; encoded by the coding sequence ATGACCGATTTCGAAGCGCTGCTGCTGCCGGACAGTGGCGGCGAGGCCGGCACGCTCCAGCTGCTCGACCGCGAGACGCTGGAACGGCTGCGCCCGGGCCTTTCCGCCACCGCCCGCGCCGCGCTGGAGGCCGCGGGCTTCACCGGCGAACCCGACAGCATCGCCTGGATGGGCGAGCGGGACTGGGCGGTCGGCGTGCGCGACCCCGCCCGACCCGGCCGCTGGTGCCTCGCCGCCGCCGCCGGCAAACTGCCGCCCGGCCGCTACCGCCTCCAAAGCGTTCTCGGCTTCGCCGGCCTGGGCAATGCCGCGCACGGCTGGCTGATGGCGCAGCACCGCTTCACCCGCTACCGCAAGGCCGAACCCGAGGGTGCGCGCGTCCTGCTGACCGAGGCGATCGCCGCCATCGCCCCCGCCGTCGCCATGGCGCAGGCCAGCGCCCTTGTCCGCGACCTCACCGATACTCCCGCCAACGACATGGGCCCCGCCGAGGTCGAGGCCGCCGCCCGCAGCGTCGCCACCCGCCACGGCGCCGCCATGGAGGCGGTGAAGGGCGAGGCGCTGCTCGACGCCAACTTTCCCGCCATCCACGCCGTCGGTCGCGCCTCGCCCCGCGCCCCGCGCCTGGTCCGGCTCGACTGGGGCGACCCGCGCCACCCGCAGCTCACGCTCGTCGGCAAGGGCATCTGCTTCGATAGCGGAGGCCTCAACATCAAGCCGGGCAGCGGCATGGCGCTCATGAAAAAGGACATGGGTGGCGCCGCCCACGCCCTCGCCCTCGCCGGCCTGGTCATGGGCGCCTCGCTCCCCGTCCGTCTCACCCTGCTGCTCGCCGTCGCCGACAACGCCATCAGCGGCGACGCCATGCGCCCCGGCGACATCCTCGCCACCCGCAAGGGCCTCAGCGTCGAGATCGGCAACACCGACGCCGAAGGCCGCCTGGTGCTCGCCGATGCGCTGGCACTCGCCGCCGAAGATCGCCCCGCGCTGCTGATGGATTTCGCCACCCTCACCGGCGCCGCCCGCGTCGCGCTCGGCCCCGAGCTGCCGGCGCTGTTCAGCAACAACGCCGCCCTCGCCGCCGACCTCATCGCCGCCGGCAGCACCGCGGAGGACCCGCTCTGGCAGCTGCCGCTCTGGCAGAATTACCGCAGTCTGTTCAAATCCGCCATTGCCGACCTCAACAACAATTCGGACAGCGGCTTTGCCGGCGCCATCGTCGCCGCGCTGTTCCTGGAACGCTTCGTCGCAGCCGACCTCCCCTGGGCGCACATCGACCTCTACGCCTGGAACGGCACCGTAAAACCCGGCCGGCCCAAGGGCGGCGCCGAGATGACGCTCGCCGCCTGCTTCACCCTTTTGAAACAGCGCTTCCAATGA